Proteins from one Leishmania infantum JPCM5 genome chromosome 21 genomic window:
- a CDS encoding putative syntaxin: protein MLASDPFNDSVKELREVVVRAKLIEQQLTQKGVISSSSVEELRDAKETAEEMLHFLKEMLRVVDERGGKVQGKVFSANEIMERQNIVRSLEGDVAEARSFYEKIAASAAQRQRVAEAAVGSPGESCGVAADEFISAQVFAQREEEKVQDEVLERLTFGLRELRETGLHIHEELDTQEVMLDNVDRDISGVQVRLRAANAKVDKLLASMSNKGKVCTIAMLTFILVFLAFFGFG from the coding sequence atGCTTGCCAGCGACCCGTTCAATGACTCCGTGAAGGAGCTGCGAGAGGTTGTGGTGCGAGCGAAGCTCATTGAGCAGCAGTTGACGCAGAAGGGCGTAATCTCTTCTTCGAGTGTGGAAGAGCTTCGCGATGCCAAAGAGACTGCAGAGGAAATGCTGCATTTCCTGAAGGAAATGCTCCGTGTAGTCGACGAGCGCGGTGGCAAGGTGCAGGGCAAGGTGTTTTCTGCGAACGAAATTATGGAGCGACAAAATATTGTACGCAGTCTCGAAGGGGATGTGGCAGAAGCACGCAGTTTCTACGAAAAAATTGCGGCATCTGCCGCGCAGAGGCAACGAGTAGCAGAAGCGGCTGTAGGTAGCCCTGGTGAGAGCTGTGGCGTTGCGGCGGACGAGTTTATATCTGCGCAGGTATTTGCTCAGCGTGAGGAGGAAAAGGTTCAGGATGAGGTGCTGGAACGACTCACCTTTGGACTGCGCGAATTGCGCGAAACAGGCCTCCACATTCACGAAGAGCTGGACACGCAGGAGGTCATGCTCGACAACGTTGATCGCGACATCTCAGGCGTccaggtgcggctgcgcgccgcaAATGCAAAGGTTGACAAGCTCCTTGCAAGCATGTCGAACAAGGGCAAGGTATGCACCATTGCCATGCTCACTTTCATTCTCGTCTTTCTGGCATTCTTTGGCTTTGGCTGA